CTGGGGAAAACGGCGGAGGCGCTTTCGTCCTGGTCTATCTGCTGTGCATCGCCGTCGTCGGCCTGCCGATCATGATGGCCGAGTTGATGATCGGACGCCACACCCGCCGCGATGCAGTGGGCGCCTTCATCCATCTCGAGGGACGCCGCTCCTTCTGGCTGTCACCGGGATGGGTGAGCATCGCCGCCGCCTTCATCATTCTCTCCTACTATTCGGTGGTCGCCGGCTGGACCCTCGATTACGTTTACCGCTCTCTCGCCGGCAGCTTCAGCGGCCAGCCGGCCGAGGCGATCGAGGGGATGTTCGGCAGCCTCATCGGCGACGGTCCCCGGCAGATCCTCTGGCATTTCATCTTCGTCCTGCTCAGCCTCGGCATCGTCATCGGCGGAGTGCAGAAAGGGATCGAGCGCTGGAGCAAGATCCTCATGCCTATCCTCTTCGTCCTGCTGTTCCTGCTCTTCGTCAACGGGATGCTGAGCAAGGGGGCCTGGGAGGGGATCACCTTCATGTTCCGGCCCGATTTCCACCATCTCACCCCCGGCTCGGTTCTCGAAGCCATGGGGCACGCCTTCTTCACCCTATCCCTGGGGATGGCGGCGATGATCACCTACGGCTCGTACCTGAGCAAGGGGGAGGACCTGCTGGCGGCGAGCCTGAGGGTGGTCATTCTCGACACGACCATCGCGCTGATGGCCGGACTGGCCATCTTCTCCGTCGTCTTCTCCGTCGGCATGCAGCCGGCCGCCGGACCTGGACTGGTCTTCAAGACCGTTCCCGTGGTCTTCTCCCAGCTTCCCGGCGGGCACTTCCTGGCCATCGTCTTTTTCCTCCTTCTCTCCTTCGCCGCCCTGACCAGCGCCATCTCGCTCCTCGAGGCCCAGGTCGCCTACCTGATCGACGAGAGGGGGTGGAACAGGAAACGGGCTACCGCCTTCCTGGCGGGTCTCGCCTTCGTCGTCGGCATCCCCACCGCCCTCTCCTACAATTCTCTGTCGGAATGGAAGATCATCGGCGACCGGGTATTCTTCGATTCCGTCGACCTGATCGCCTCCAACTACCTGCTGCCGATCAGCGGCCTGCTCATCGCCCTCTATGTCGGCTGGTTCTGGAGCGGTACGGAGGAGAAGGAGGAGCTGATCGCCGGCGGCGCCGGATGGATCTATCCCCTCTGGCATTTCCTGATCCGTTTCGTCTCCCCCGTCGCCGTCGCCATCGTCCTCTTCTTCAAGATCCGGGAGACGGGGCTCTTCGAGTGGCTCGCCGGACTGTTCTGATTTTCAGATTTTTGTAAAACTTAAAGCTAAAAGCTTAAAGCTTAGAGCTGGTTTTCATGCCCATCGACACCTTTCTCTTCGATCTCGACGGCACTCTCCTCGATTCCATGGCCGATATCGCCATGGGCGTCAACCTGGTGCGCGCCGAGCTGGACCTGCCTCCCCTGCCGCAGTCGACCGTCCGGGCCTACGTGGGGGATGGCTCGCCCCTTCTGGTGCGGCGCTCCCTTCCCGAGGGGCTCTACAGCGAAGAGCGTCTGCAGCGCTTCCTCACCCTGTATGGGGAGCACATGCTGGAGCAGTCCCGCATCTATCCCGGAATCCGCGAGTTTCTGGAGTTGCACCGGGGAAAGAGGATGGCGGTCGTCACCAACAAGCACCATGCCCTGACGGTGCGGCTGCTGGAGGAGTTCGGGATTTCGTCTTTTTTTCAGGCCGTGATCGGCGGCGACAGCGCTTCGGAGAAAAAACCCCATCCCGGCCCCGTTCTGGCGGCTCTCAAGACCCTGGAAGCAAAGGCCGCATCGGCGGTTCTGATCGGCGATCACCATACCGACCTGCGGGCCGGCCGCACCGCGGGGGTAAGAACGTGCTTCTGTGCCTGGGGCATCGGCGAGGCCGGCGGCGTCCCCAGCGATTTTCTCGCCGAGACCCCTTTCGATCTGCCGCGGCTCTTTCCCGGGGAGGCCCGGTGACCGAGCCCCGCCCCCTGTCCCTCCGGGAGATTTCCCTCTTCTTCTTTCCCCTGCTCCTCAACGTGCAGTTGATGAGCGTCTCCCATTCGGTCATCAACGCCGCCCTGGCCAGACAGGAGAATTTCGTCACCGCCCTGGCCGCCTTTTCGGTGGCGATGGTCCTGCACCTCTTTATCGCCTCGCCGTCCTACCAGAACCATACGGTGACCATCGCCATGGTGCGGGGCCGCCGCTCATTGCGGGGGATGATCCTGTTCGTCCTGCTGGTGGCGACCTACGTCTCGGCCGTGCTCGCCCTCGTCGCCTTCACTCCGGTGGGGGATTTCGTCCTCGAACGTTTTCTCGGAGTCACCGGCGAGATCGCTTCCGGCGCCCGCTCCGTGCTCGGCATCCTCGTCCTGCTCCCCTTCTTCACCGGCTTTCGCGGCCTCTTTCAGGGGGTGGTGATCCGGGCCCGGCGCACCGGCCTGGTTTCCTTCGCCACCGGCGTGCGGATCGGCGCCCTGCTGGCCTTTCTCGCCCTCGGCTCACGCTGGATGTCCGGAGGGGATCTCGGCGCTTTTGCCCTGCTCTCCTGCATCGTCGTGGAGACCGCCCTGGTCGGCGTATTCGCCTGGCGCTGCCATCTGCCGGCCACCGGCGAGGCGGAACACTCCACCGGGGAGATCATCCGATTCGCCTTTCCCCTGGCCTACTCCTCCTGCCTGCAGCAGACCATCCCCCTGCTGATCAACGCCATCATCAGCCGCCTTCCCGACGGCCCCCTGGCCCTGGCTTCCTTCGGCGTCATCCGAGGCTTCCTCTTTCTGTTGGCCGGGCCGATGCGCAACCTGCAGCAGGCCTATCTCACCCTGGTCAGGAACCGCGTCGACTACGCCGTCCTGGTCACCTTCTTCCGCCGCCTCGGCGGCGGCATGGCGGCGCTGATGATCCTCATCGCCTATCCCCTCAACGCCCCCGTTCTCGGCGGCATCATGGGGCTGCAGGAATCGATGCGCGCCTACATCGCCCTCCCCCTGGCCGGCTGCGCCCTCTATCCGGTCATCTACGGCGCCTCCAACCTGCTGCGCGGCTATTTCACCGGCGCTCACCGCACCGGGCAGTTGGGCAAGTCGACGATCTACAAGACCCTCTACCTCCTTGCCTGCTGGGGACTGCTGACCCTCGTTCCCCTCCCCGTCTCCGGCGTCGCCCTGGCCGTCTTCCTGCTCACCTCCGCCGAGTTCTGCGAGGCCTGGTACCTCCGCCGGCAGCGCCGGCGCCTGTTCGGTCCCGATTCGGACTTGCCGCAAGGCGGCTTGCGGGCGTAGACTTTAAAAATGGAATCCCCTCCCGCCAAAAAACATCCCTGCCCCGACTGCCGGATGTGCCAGTGGTGCAGCGATGACCGCTGCCGGCTCTGTCTGGGCACCGGAAAAGGCTGCCGCAAGAAGCTGTCGATGGCCGAGCAGATCGCCTTGTTTGAGAAAATCAACCAGAAAGACCAAACCACTTAGGTGAAATCAACTCACAGGGAGGCGATAGAAGGCTGCGGCGTTGTCATGCAGGACTTTCTTCGCCAACTCCTCTCCAAGAGCCTCGAGTACTAGCAGCAGATCGTCATCGGAATAGGGGCGGGGCGCCCGAGTCGAGGGGAGATCGGTTCCGAAGAGCAGGGCTTCGGGGTTGGCCGCGCTGATGGCGCGGAGCGCTTCCTTCGCGTCGAAATCGATCCGGCCGAAGCCGGTCGCCTTGACCCGCACCCCCTGTTCCGCCAGTTTCAGCAGCGTGGGAAAACCGGCCTTCGACAGCCCCATGTGGTCGATACTGACTGCCGGCAGGCCGACCAGGGTGACAAAAAGATCGGCGAGTTCCCGGGAGTCGACGTACAGCTCGACATGCCAGCCGGCGACCTCGTGCACCCGCCGGGCAAAGGCCTCCAATTGAGCGACCCCTTCTGATCCCCCGCGCTTGAGGTTGAAGCGGACGGCCCGCACCCCCGCCGCATCGAGCCGCAGGATCTCCCCGTCGGAGACCGAAGCCGGAAGCTGAGTGACCCCAACGAAGGAGGGGCCGAGCCGCTGCAGGGCGGCCAGCAGGTAATCCTGGT
The genomic region above belongs to Desulfuromonas sp. TF and contains:
- a CDS encoding HAD family hydrolase; this encodes MPIDTFLFDLDGTLLDSMADIAMGVNLVRAELDLPPLPQSTVRAYVGDGSPLLVRRSLPEGLYSEERLQRFLTLYGEHMLEQSRIYPGIREFLELHRGKRMAVVTNKHHALTVRLLEEFGISSFFQAVIGGDSASEKKPHPGPVLAALKTLEAKAASAVLIGDHHTDLRAGRTAGVRTCFCAWGIGEAGGVPSDFLAETPFDLPRLFPGEAR
- a CDS encoding amidohydrolase family protein, whose product is MTDRKIPFFPIFDSHFHIIDARFPLVPNQGYLPDNFTCDDYLHAASSFNLAGGAIVSGSFQAFDQDYLLAALQRLGPSFVGVTQLPASVSDGEILRLDAAGVRAVRFNLKRGGSEGVAQLEAFARRVHEVAGWHVELYVDSRELADLFVTLVGLPAVSIDHMGLSKAGFPTLLKLAEQGVRVKATGFGRIDFDAKEALRAISAANPEALLFGTDLPSTRAPRPYSDDDLLLVLEALGEELAKKVLHDNAAAFYRLPVS
- a CDS encoding sodium-dependent transporter, whose product is MEHPPRALWASRLGFILAAAGSAVGLGNVWKFPYIAGENGGGAFVLVYLLCIAVVGLPIMMAELMIGRHTRRDAVGAFIHLEGRRSFWLSPGWVSIAAAFIILSYYSVVAGWTLDYVYRSLAGSFSGQPAEAIEGMFGSLIGDGPRQILWHFIFVLLSLGIVIGGVQKGIERWSKILMPILFVLLFLLFVNGMLSKGAWEGITFMFRPDFHHLTPGSVLEAMGHAFFTLSLGMAAMITYGSYLSKGEDLLAASLRVVILDTTIALMAGLAIFSVVFSVGMQPAAGPGLVFKTVPVVFSQLPGGHFLAIVFFLLLSFAALTSAISLLEAQVAYLIDERGWNRKRATAFLAGLAFVVGIPTALSYNSLSEWKIIGDRVFFDSVDLIASNYLLPISGLLIALYVGWFWSGTEEKEELIAGGAGWIYPLWHFLIRFVSPVAVAIVLFFKIRETGLFEWLAGLF